In the Corynebacterium kroppenstedtii genome, one interval contains:
- a CDS encoding alpha-(1->6)-mannopyranosyltransferase A, producing MSTPLRMNPLRRPLWWGTVASILLMVSSWSSGAQRTRGGIVRMLNLDWIMYGHVKNIGFILSWVALGLLLYCWCLWGRIVYREQPTVRESVKTLVGWIVPLLFASPMYSRDIYSYLVQGAMVRDGFDPYKDGAAVNPGPMLLEVSPDWRNTTTPYGPLHLWIGDGITSLVGSNITIGVFLYKLISVAGYATIAWAVISIARHIGGNPAEALWLGVANPVVFLHLVGGMHNESVMVAFSCLGLVLALRRHPLWGALFIGIGFSLKATALVTLPFLIWIAMRQRGIAPSTWSFRDPRRTFESLKKAIPSFVLYGITTVMIVCTVLTAITYASGSSWGWVSQLSGNTKVINLLALPSFLAQFTAAFAASFFPGATFNSVLSIYRSISMIIMVVLLIVVWWRFRQTPRRAIEGAAWAYLITCIFNAVTLPWYYAAGVVLVGTFHPSPRITHFTVIASLIVAGSFTGSGNNWLYRWSWMWIVITIAFVLYFAVFRSEDSKSHRLGTAHNLTG from the coding sequence ATGAGCACCCCTTTACGCATGAATCCACTACGTCGACCACTGTGGTGGGGAACGGTCGCGTCCATACTACTGATGGTGTCATCGTGGAGTTCCGGGGCTCAACGTACCCGGGGGGGAATCGTTCGGATGCTCAATCTGGACTGGATCATGTATGGGCATGTCAAGAATATTGGCTTCATCTTGTCCTGGGTAGCACTGGGGCTGCTACTGTACTGCTGGTGTCTGTGGGGGCGGATTGTCTATCGCGAACAACCCACCGTCCGCGAATCTGTAAAAACGCTGGTGGGATGGATAGTTCCCCTCCTTTTCGCTTCCCCGATGTACTCACGCGATATCTATTCCTACCTGGTTCAGGGGGCAATGGTTCGTGATGGATTTGATCCCTATAAAGATGGGGCTGCCGTCAATCCTGGCCCGATGTTGCTGGAAGTCAGCCCAGATTGGAGAAACACCACCACCCCATATGGGCCACTCCATTTGTGGATCGGCGACGGAATAACAAGCCTGGTCGGATCGAATATCACCATCGGGGTTTTCCTCTACAAACTCATCTCCGTCGCAGGCTATGCCACTATTGCTTGGGCGGTGATATCAATTGCCCGACATATCGGCGGAAACCCCGCGGAGGCCCTCTGGCTTGGTGTTGCGAACCCGGTCGTCTTCCTCCATCTCGTGGGGGGTATGCACAATGAATCAGTCATGGTAGCCTTTTCCTGCCTCGGGCTGGTTTTGGCTTTACGACGCCACCCACTGTGGGGTGCCCTTTTCATTGGCATTGGTTTTTCACTGAAGGCGACAGCTCTCGTAACACTCCCCTTCCTCATCTGGATCGCAATGCGACAGCGGGGAATTGCCCCCTCCACATGGTCGTTTCGCGATCCCCGGCGAACGTTCGAGTCCCTGAAGAAAGCCATTCCCTCATTCGTGTTGTATGGAATCACCACTGTGATGATCGTCTGCACGGTATTGACGGCCATTACCTATGCTTCGGGGAGCTCGTGGGGCTGGGTGTCTCAGCTGAGCGGGAATACGAAGGTCATCAACCTCTTAGCCCTCCCCAGCTTCCTGGCTCAGTTTACGGCCGCTTTCGCAGCCTCGTTCTTCCCTGGCGCGACGTTCAACTCGGTGCTGTCGATCTACCGGAGTATCTCGATGATCATCATGGTTGTACTCCTGATCGTGGTCTGGTGGCGCTTCCGCCAGACTCCACGCCGTGCCATTGAGGGGGCAGCATGGGCATATTTGATTACGTGCATTTTTAATGCCGTAACACTGCCGTGGTATTACGCTGCTGGCGTCGTTCTTGTCGGTACTTTCCATCCATCACCACGGATTACGCACTTCACTGTTATTGCGTCGCTTATCGTGGCGGGATCCTTCACAGGGTCTGGCAACAATTGGTTGTACAGATGGTCCTGGATGTGGATCGTGATAACGATTGCCTTCGTTCTTTACTTCGCCGTTTTCCGAAGCGAAGACTCAAAATCCCATCGCTTGGGCACGGCGCATAACCTCACGGGCTAG
- a CDS encoding Rv2175c family DNA-binding protein yields the protein MKSNSRTPDVLSASEIVLPISEVADYLHQPVSRVRDRINKGQLIAVNRDKQLQIPARFFNGLNDEGQPEPGERVTINKHVPGLIALMSDGGYSNEEILNYLFTDDDTLPGRPIDALHGHLAREVMRRAQAMGF from the coding sequence GTGAAGAGTAACTCAAGAACTCCCGATGTACTATCCGCCAGCGAAATCGTCCTTCCGATCTCAGAGGTTGCGGACTATCTCCACCAACCCGTCAGCCGGGTTCGGGATCGTATTAATAAAGGCCAGCTTATCGCGGTCAATCGCGATAAACAGCTGCAAATTCCAGCACGCTTCTTTAATGGGCTTAACGACGAGGGCCAGCCTGAGCCCGGTGAGCGCGTGACCATCAATAAGCACGTCCCCGGCCTCATTGCCCTCATGTCCGACGGCGGATATTCCAATGAAGAGATCCTCAACTACCTTTTTACCGACGATGACACACTGCCAGGACGCCCCATCGACGCACTCCACGGTCATCTAGCCCGTGAGGTTATGCGCCGTGCCCAAGCGATGGGATTTTGA
- a CDS encoding Stk1 family PASTA domain-containing Ser/Thr kinase, with amino-acid sequence MPTLSHGDLIDRRYRVQSLIARGGMAAIYRGIDERLDRPVALKILDDRFAHNDQFRTRFEREARAAARLSHPSLVNVFDQGDDGTSVFLAMELVDGGTLRELLRERGPMPPHAATAVMEPVLTALGLAHSAGLIHRDVKPENILISDDHQVKLADFGLVRATAESSLTTTSVMMGTVAYLSPEQVRGGSVDGRSDVYSAGIVLYELLTGTTPFHGDTSLATAYMRLDHPVPPASEAIDGVPAEFDQLISRATALHPDDRFADGSEFRTAVMQVANELKLPLSSFRVPVPIDSASHRSRDAARDAKSAQTPDGGESVGQQDSPQNAPDNEGTTAVVGKVAPIPPTDTVDHDRHADKHGSTAVLFPNYDLNRSTGDMASTRIDFPERQPAEPEPAHVASSPDGTETTSAPSTAHHRTSVAHDKPQVGNHSRLGCALWTVVALILVGAVSLGAWWLGSGRYGEIPSVTGSEVSTAHHDITEAGFEVTEKTEYSNTVPSNTVASSSPHAGKRVTKGTTVTLTVSAGRPTVPEIPADRSVEAYTRTLSDRTLSSGTTKSDYSSDVPEGQLLSVSPAPGSTVDVRSSVTLTISKGPKPVSIPDVSGKSENDARHELEKAGLHVGDVSTDDSATDLRQRGKVTRTDPGEGTEVNEGSTVNLFVAPDVAVPQLIGSTVKEARAKADKVGLKIDAGDAKNTDRVIVQNPLPGFSAERDSVITIKTVKTL; translated from the coding sequence GTGCCTACATTGAGCCATGGAGATCTGATTGACCGCCGTTATCGCGTGCAATCACTTATCGCTCGTGGCGGCATGGCCGCGATTTATCGAGGCATTGATGAACGTCTCGATCGACCAGTGGCACTCAAAATTCTTGATGATCGTTTTGCCCACAATGATCAATTCCGAACCCGTTTTGAACGAGAAGCGCGCGCTGCGGCACGGTTGTCCCATCCATCGCTCGTTAATGTTTTTGACCAGGGGGATGATGGCACGAGTGTGTTCCTCGCCATGGAATTGGTCGACGGTGGCACGTTGCGGGAACTCTTGCGTGAGCGTGGGCCGATGCCCCCTCATGCGGCGACAGCCGTCATGGAACCAGTCTTGACTGCCCTCGGATTAGCACATTCTGCAGGACTGATTCACCGGGATGTAAAGCCCGAAAATATCCTGATCAGCGACGATCACCAGGTAAAACTAGCTGATTTTGGGCTGGTTCGGGCGACGGCTGAATCCTCCTTAACGACGACGTCGGTGATGATGGGTACCGTTGCGTATTTGTCTCCGGAGCAAGTGCGGGGCGGGAGCGTCGATGGCCGAAGCGACGTCTATTCGGCAGGTATTGTCCTGTACGAACTCTTGACGGGAACGACCCCTTTTCATGGTGATACGTCGCTGGCCACAGCCTATATGCGGCTTGATCACCCCGTCCCCCCAGCGTCTGAAGCTATCGACGGAGTCCCGGCAGAATTTGACCAACTGATATCCCGGGCAACTGCTCTACACCCCGATGATCGTTTTGCAGATGGGTCGGAATTTCGTACGGCGGTCATGCAGGTCGCCAATGAACTCAAACTCCCCTTGTCGTCATTCCGTGTTCCGGTTCCGATAGATTCTGCCTCTCACCGATCTCGGGATGCGGCTCGGGACGCGAAATCAGCCCAAACACCCGATGGTGGCGAGAGTGTCGGCCAACAAGATAGCCCTCAGAACGCCCCTGATAATGAGGGGACAACGGCCGTCGTAGGAAAGGTCGCCCCCATTCCACCGACAGACACGGTTGACCACGACCGCCATGCAGACAAACATGGCTCGACGGCAGTGTTGTTTCCGAATTACGATCTAAACCGCTCAACCGGAGATATGGCCTCCACACGGATTGATTTCCCAGAACGTCAGCCGGCGGAACCGGAGCCTGCCCACGTAGCGTCATCACCGGACGGAACCGAGACAACTTCGGCACCATCAACTGCTCATCACCGCACGTCGGTGGCGCATGACAAACCCCAGGTGGGTAACCATTCTCGCCTCGGCTGTGCCTTATGGACTGTTGTCGCACTTATCCTCGTCGGCGCGGTCAGTCTCGGAGCATGGTGGCTAGGGTCCGGCCGGTACGGAGAGATTCCGTCAGTGACTGGCTCGGAAGTATCAACCGCCCATCACGACATCACCGAGGCAGGTTTTGAGGTCACTGAAAAAACGGAATATTCCAATACTGTTCCCTCGAATACCGTTGCCTCGTCGTCGCCTCATGCAGGTAAGCGAGTAACAAAGGGAACGACGGTGACGTTGACCGTCTCCGCGGGGCGACCGACCGTTCCTGAGATTCCAGCAGACCGGTCGGTGGAAGCCTACACACGGACACTCTCTGATCGAACATTATCTTCGGGGACAACGAAGTCGGATTATTCTTCGGACGTCCCAGAGGGACAACTTCTTTCTGTCTCCCCCGCCCCGGGGAGCACGGTCGATGTGCGCTCCTCGGTGACCCTCACCATCAGTAAAGGCCCAAAACCTGTTTCCATCCCCGATGTCTCAGGAAAATCGGAAAATGATGCACGACACGAACTAGAGAAGGCGGGCCTTCATGTTGGCGACGTGTCGACGGACGACTCAGCAACCGACCTCCGACAGCGGGGCAAGGTGACGCGGACAGATCCTGGTGAAGGAACGGAAGTCAACGAAGGCTCTACCGTCAACCTCTTTGTTGCCCCGGACGTTGCAGTTCCACAATTAATCGGTTCGACGGTTAAAGAGGCTCGTGCGAAAGCGGACAAAGTTGGATTGAAAATCGACGCTGGAGACGCGAAGAACACTGATCGTGTCATCGTCCAAAATCCCCTGCCAGGTTTTTCTGCCGAGCGCGACTCGGTCATCACTATCAAAACTGTGAAGACTCTCTAG
- a CDS encoding glycosyltransferase family 87 protein encodes MIIVSAARHACLRVIASCHEKGFRVSHHLDSASPSARAELSASIKKDQPSQSTQTDPAEVAAPASPLSESHADDSASSDMVAGEGSKKVTAATASGERLFREWDRKALIIAGALTAAFVVTRAVMWWLDHHIGDYWMIDTPVDYYFKGLDDPGSGAMQEYPVPVMWMVTVLKWLTVVFSSADKVTVSIWMLLVVDAGFFAWLTASRRWWGAGFWVLFGLFFGPLLWTRWDIVPAVLVAATLVTLVRHPKVSGILLGCATMIKLWPAIIGTALVGWWKSRQTWQRIASFAATCVVIAALSVWGHGFHRITSVFNYQGDRGLQIESIPATGVMWAAHHGEDALSISYAASQSFEVFGPSVSRWETFARILTVIMILVCVYLCITALIGATGFRHMFPRAADGTWTPPQQRMLVIEKTTENGWSARRSAWLALIIIGAVLISNKVMSTQYVVWWAAPLAVCLDSVHGSPASASKQSARSLRIAGGLMLVIGGLSQWIYPVAYNSIISNDDSPSVMILVVRNLLIIATFLTVMIGFAKEPSVRLVRLRDISDMIHRRYARGQWRDITIERTPMSRRYHGKHRLRRLVTSSREPSQVSANENEAARVEPDGSALTAREDLDADTTQHLDEAQPDTPSIDEDTTTDEEETSIGGENESQASSRPYAWQSVGQRILNSELTGVCLIAVGVYALVQTIVGIALAYNAKLFNSSFSDQIQSWDAQWFTRIAEFGYRGGDAIDGNPPEFRTVAFLPGTPWFLRATHAITGLDWAAAGLLMNAVIGAIATCILAAIIRQFTRSLLAVVLAVAVFAGFPMSVTYMMAYSEALFALCTFLFILGYLKKDFPLAAAGVFLACLVRMTGYDLAIAFAIGVLLHHRRNVRAWICVAIAPLGGVIYMLWADHLARAAGGYFAVQKDGWGTQFDFGKTTLHDLPRQIFAMEGVVPLWGSIAILGTLTLIVVGIVRRFPFMMWLCGTGLGLNVILSSGYFHSRPRLLLMAGVLLTICMIVTTVRRWPIMTTAYTIVIVWVGVWLSEYMLTQWAYAI; translated from the coding sequence GTGATCATTGTCAGCGCAGCACGACACGCGTGCCTGCGCGTTATCGCTTCTTGTCATGAGAAGGGCTTTCGTGTGTCCCACCATTTAGACTCCGCTTCGCCGTCGGCACGTGCTGAGCTTTCCGCGTCTATCAAAAAAGACCAGCCATCACAGTCGACGCAGACAGACCCTGCTGAGGTCGCAGCACCAGCTTCGCCGTTGAGTGAATCACATGCCGACGACAGTGCGTCCTCGGACATGGTTGCAGGCGAAGGTAGTAAAAAAGTTACAGCAGCAACCGCGTCTGGCGAGCGCTTATTTCGTGAGTGGGACCGAAAAGCTCTCATCATTGCCGGAGCCCTCACTGCTGCATTTGTGGTAACTCGGGCCGTGATGTGGTGGCTCGACCACCACATCGGTGACTACTGGATGATCGACACCCCAGTGGACTATTACTTCAAAGGTCTCGACGACCCAGGTTCTGGGGCCATGCAAGAGTATCCAGTACCAGTCATGTGGATGGTCACCGTATTGAAGTGGCTAACCGTGGTCTTCTCCTCCGCCGACAAGGTCACCGTATCCATCTGGATGCTGTTAGTCGTTGACGCCGGCTTTTTTGCGTGGCTTACTGCCAGCCGACGATGGTGGGGCGCAGGATTCTGGGTTCTCTTCGGGTTGTTCTTCGGGCCTTTACTGTGGACCCGCTGGGATATCGTCCCCGCTGTGCTCGTAGCCGCCACACTGGTCACACTTGTTCGGCACCCAAAGGTCTCGGGCATTCTCTTGGGGTGCGCGACCATGATCAAACTGTGGCCGGCAATCATCGGCACTGCACTAGTCGGCTGGTGGAAGAGCCGACAGACATGGCAGCGTATCGCTTCATTCGCTGCCACGTGCGTTGTCATCGCGGCATTGTCAGTATGGGGGCACGGTTTCCACCGCATCACGTCAGTGTTCAATTACCAAGGCGATCGTGGACTTCAGATTGAGTCCATCCCCGCAACTGGTGTGATGTGGGCTGCCCACCACGGCGAAGACGCACTGAGTATTTCGTATGCGGCATCGCAGTCGTTTGAAGTGTTCGGCCCTTCGGTCTCCCGGTGGGAGACATTTGCGAGGATCTTGACCGTTATCATGATCCTCGTCTGCGTCTATCTGTGCATCACCGCGTTAATTGGGGCGACTGGTTTTCGACACATGTTCCCTCGCGCCGCAGACGGCACGTGGACACCGCCCCAACAACGCATGCTCGTCATTGAGAAAACGACTGAGAATGGCTGGTCAGCACGTCGCTCAGCTTGGTTGGCGCTAATCATTATCGGAGCCGTGCTGATCTCAAATAAGGTGATGTCCACTCAATACGTTGTGTGGTGGGCGGCTCCGCTCGCCGTGTGTCTTGATTCAGTTCATGGCAGTCCGGCGTCGGCAAGCAAACAATCAGCACGGAGTCTACGAATAGCTGGTGGCCTCATGCTGGTCATCGGCGGTTTGTCTCAGTGGATTTATCCCGTCGCTTATAACTCGATAATCAGCAATGACGACAGCCCCTCGGTGATGATTCTGGTTGTCCGCAATCTGCTTATCATTGCGACGTTCCTCACGGTGATGATTGGTTTCGCTAAAGAGCCTTCGGTTCGTCTTGTTCGTCTTCGCGATATCTCGGACATGATTCACCGGCGATACGCCCGCGGGCAATGGAGGGATATCACCATCGAACGCACGCCAATGTCCAGGCGATACCACGGGAAACATCGTCTACGTCGGTTGGTTACCAGTTCCCGTGAACCCAGCCAGGTCAGTGCGAATGAGAACGAGGCTGCGCGCGTCGAGCCGGACGGCTCTGCACTAACTGCACGTGAGGATCTGGACGCAGATACGACGCAACACCTGGACGAAGCACAACCTGACACGCCGTCGATCGACGAAGACACCACCACCGACGAGGAAGAGACCTCAATCGGGGGAGAAAACGAATCACAGGCATCGTCGCGACCATACGCGTGGCAAAGTGTTGGTCAGCGAATCCTCAATTCCGAGCTCACAGGCGTGTGTCTAATTGCGGTGGGGGTCTATGCGTTAGTGCAAACCATCGTGGGTATCGCCCTGGCCTACAATGCAAAGCTCTTTAATTCGTCTTTCTCGGATCAGATTCAATCATGGGATGCACAGTGGTTCACACGAATTGCTGAATTCGGTTACCGCGGGGGCGATGCGATTGACGGTAATCCCCCCGAGTTCCGCACAGTTGCTTTTCTTCCCGGAACACCGTGGTTTCTACGAGCCACCCACGCCATAACCGGATTGGATTGGGCCGCGGCTGGATTGCTCATGAACGCCGTCATCGGTGCCATTGCAACATGCATACTCGCCGCTATCATCCGTCAATTCACTCGCTCACTACTTGCAGTAGTACTCGCTGTAGCGGTGTTCGCTGGATTCCCAATGTCAGTGACGTACATGATGGCGTACTCCGAGGCACTCTTCGCGCTCTGCACGTTCCTTTTCATCCTCGGGTACTTGAAGAAGGACTTTCCTCTTGCTGCGGCAGGGGTGTTCCTGGCCTGCCTTGTCAGAATGACCGGGTACGATCTTGCTATTGCCTTCGCAATAGGGGTTTTACTCCATCATCGTCGAAATGTGCGCGCATGGATTTGTGTTGCCATCGCTCCCCTCGGCGGAGTTATTTATATGCTGTGGGCAGACCATCTTGCACGCGCCGCAGGCGGCTACTTTGCCGTCCAAAAAGATGGCTGGGGAACACAATTCGATTTCGGCAAGACCACACTTCACGATCTGCCGAGGCAGATTTTCGCCATGGAGGGTGTTGTCCCACTGTGGGGTTCGATAGCCATCCTGGGCACGCTCACCCTCATCGTTGTGGGGATTGTTAGGCGTTTCCCCTTCATGATGTGGCTGTGTGGCACAGGATTGGGCCTCAACGTGATTCTATCGTCGGGGTATTTCCACTCACGCCCTCGCCTATTGCTCATGGCGGGCGTACTGCTAACTATTTGCATGATTGTGACGACGGTTCGGCGATGGCCAATCATGACCACGGCCTACACCATCGTTATCGTCTGGGTCGGAGTGTGGCTATCCGAATACATGCTGACTCAATGGGCCTACGCCATTTAA
- a CDS encoding class II 3-deoxy-7-phosphoheptulonate synthase, translating into MSWTIDLPVNDLPDLPPLPGGLEEQFQDVISRPAFQQPTWNERDASNVRKILESVPPIVVVAEIRKLQEHMQHVALGEAFLLQGGDCAETFESNTEPHIRANIKTLLQMAVVLTYGASMPVVKMARIAGQYAKPRSSDYDSQGLLNYRGDLVNSVEATEEARRHDPARMVRAYANAAAAMNLVRSLTASGTADLHKLHEWNREFVQTSPAGARYEALASEIDHGLRFMEACKVSDSNLHTADIYCSHEALVVDYERAMLRLGQDPSGKTALYDLSAHEVWIGERTRGIEDFHVNLAALISNPVGLKIGPSTTPEEAVAYVEKLDPDVAEDAPGHVKGYKGRPGRLTLVSRMGYDQIRTVLPPIVEAVEATGHKVIWQCDPMHGNTFTSSNGYKTRDFDRVIDEVQGFFEVHRAIGSHPGGIHIELTGEDVTECVGGAQDLTDVDLPGRYASACDPRLNTQQSLELAFLVAEMLRN; encoded by the coding sequence GTGAGCTGGACAATAGATTTACCGGTTAATGACCTGCCTGATTTACCTCCTCTACCCGGTGGTTTAGAAGAACAATTCCAAGATGTAATTTCCCGCCCTGCCTTCCAACAACCCACCTGGAATGAGCGAGATGCTTCCAACGTCCGGAAGATTTTGGAGTCCGTACCCCCCATTGTTGTGGTTGCTGAAATCCGTAAACTGCAAGAGCACATGCAACATGTCGCCCTCGGAGAAGCTTTCTTATTACAAGGTGGGGACTGCGCGGAGACGTTCGAATCCAACACCGAACCGCACATTCGAGCAAATATAAAAACACTGCTGCAGATGGCTGTGGTATTGACCTACGGTGCGTCAATGCCAGTCGTCAAAATGGCGAGAATTGCGGGACAGTACGCCAAGCCCCGAAGCTCCGATTACGACAGCCAGGGCTTACTTAATTACCGAGGCGACCTAGTCAATAGCGTTGAAGCCACAGAAGAAGCGCGTCGCCACGACCCTGCTCGGATGGTTCGCGCCTACGCGAATGCCGCCGCCGCAATGAACCTCGTCCGGTCGTTGACGGCATCGGGAACGGCGGATTTGCACAAACTCCACGAATGGAACCGCGAATTCGTGCAGACTTCTCCTGCAGGCGCACGTTATGAAGCTCTGGCATCAGAAATTGATCATGGCTTGCGCTTCATGGAGGCATGTAAGGTATCGGACTCGAATTTGCACACGGCCGATATCTACTGTTCCCACGAAGCCCTTGTGGTGGATTATGAGCGTGCCATGTTGCGCTTGGGCCAGGACCCATCTGGGAAAACAGCTCTTTATGACCTCTCAGCACATGAAGTGTGGATTGGTGAACGTACACGAGGTATCGAAGATTTCCACGTCAACCTAGCTGCCTTGATTTCCAACCCAGTAGGGCTCAAGATCGGCCCCTCCACGACCCCTGAGGAAGCGGTCGCTTATGTGGAGAAGCTCGATCCAGATGTTGCGGAAGACGCGCCGGGCCACGTGAAGGGATATAAGGGACGTCCAGGACGCCTTACCTTGGTGTCCCGGATGGGATATGACCAGATTCGAACGGTATTGCCACCGATCGTTGAGGCCGTGGAAGCCACAGGCCACAAAGTGATTTGGCAGTGTGACCCTATGCACGGCAATACCTTCACGAGCTCCAACGGGTACAAGACGCGCGACTTCGACCGTGTTATCGATGAAGTTCAAGGGTTCTTTGAGGTTCACCGGGCGATAGGTTCGCATCCCGGTGGTATCCACATTGAACTCACCGGTGAGGATGTCACCGAGTGCGTGGGTGGCGCACAAGACCTCACTGATGTGGACTTGCCTGGTCGTTATGCTTCGGCATGCGATCCACGGTTGAACACGCAGCAATCATTGGAACTCGCATTCCTCGTTGCAGAGATGCTACGTAATTAA
- a CDS encoding polyadenylate-specific 3'-exoribonuclease AS → MDYFYDTEFIEDGQTIDLVSIGIVASDGREYYAVSTDADLSRANPWVKKHVLPHLPNPSSPLWKNRSTIRHDVEEFFGDDDHVRLWAWVGAYDHICLVQLWGIMQDLPRNIPRFTRELKHAWVFVGRPALPPAPENAHDALADARHNVAKFKVCARVFKEKTGMDLK, encoded by the coding sequence ATGGATTATTTTTATGACACCGAATTTATTGAAGATGGTCAGACCATAGATCTCGTCTCTATTGGCATTGTTGCCAGCGACGGCCGTGAATATTACGCAGTATCTACCGATGCCGACCTCTCGCGAGCTAATCCGTGGGTGAAGAAACACGTGTTACCTCATCTGCCGAACCCGTCGTCGCCACTATGGAAAAACAGATCGACAATCAGACACGATGTAGAAGAGTTCTTTGGCGACGACGACCACGTTCGCTTGTGGGCGTGGGTAGGGGCATATGACCACATCTGTCTGGTTCAACTGTGGGGCATCATGCAGGACCTGCCGAGGAATATCCCCAGGTTCACGCGAGAATTGAAGCACGCGTGGGTTTTCGTTGGCCGGCCAGCTCTACCTCCTGCCCCGGAGAATGCGCATGATGCCTTAGCCGATGCGCGGCACAACGTCGCTAAGTTCAAAGTGTGCGCACGAGTGTTTAAAGAAAAAACGGGAATGGATTTGAAGTAG